From the Patagioenas fasciata isolate bPatFas1 chromosome Z, bPatFas1.hap1, whole genome shotgun sequence genome, one window contains:
- the S100Z gene encoding LOW QUALITY PROTEIN: protein S100-Z (The sequence of the model RefSeq protein was modified relative to this genomic sequence to represent the inferred CDS: inserted 2 bases in 1 codon), whose product MDQLKIHFFSTGNNFSFQLDLHPFPETSLWSGSRAMSLTXNICPTALPFTAMSTPLEDAMDTLIRIFHHYSGKEGDRYKLSKGELKELLTSELTDFLSGQKDSLLVDKIMKDLDSNKDNEVDFNEFVILVAALTVACNDFVEEQLKKEGF is encoded by the exons ATGGATCAACTGAAAATCCATTTTTTCAGTACTGGTAACAATTTCTCTTTTCAGCTAGATCTTCATCCCTTCCCTGAGACCAGCCTTTGGTCTGGCTCCCGTGCAATGTCACTGAC GAATATTTGCCCCACAGCTCTCCCATTCACTGCTATGTCCACACCACTGGAGGATGCGATGGACACCTTGATCAGGATTTTCCATCACTACTCTGGCAAAGAAGGAGACAGATACAAGCTCAGTAAAGGAGAACTCAAGGAGCTCCTCACCAGTGAGCTCACTGACTTCCTTTCA ggCCAAAAGGACTCCCTTCTGGTTGATAAGATCATGAAAGATCTGGACTCTAATAAGGACAATGAAGTGGATTTTAATGAATTTGTCATTCTGGTTGCTGCGTTGACTGTGGCATGCAATGATTTCGTCGAAGAACAGCTAAAGAAAGAGGGATTTTAA